The following proteins are co-located in the Paroedura picta isolate Pp20150507F chromosome 18, Ppicta_v3.0, whole genome shotgun sequence genome:
- the FAM81A gene encoding LOW QUALITY PROTEIN: protein FAM81A (The sequence of the model RefSeq protein was modified relative to this genomic sequence to represent the inferred CDS: inserted 2 bases in 2 codons): MATASWQPLPTAAASVLLYQGDGPSREEEARGSGCCGGGGSKRRRARGPPPGLLGPRTHRAHGKGQAGRSASRMLRRCGTVPPGPRQSQVSRHKCLDRKKMAQRSPTFPTLGPTERRIRNIPLHSQALTAVPLGSARLVDQLEDRILSHEKTTAALVEHAFRIKEDIVSTLHRMQNKGGGDRLARQLLEEHIRNITAIVRQLNRDIEVLQEQIRXRDNLSYGTNSTLKSXEMRQLSGLGDLRGRVARCDAGLARLSAEHKVTYERLQTLSKDQQASKLILESKVKEAEIQISHLLSRMEQSIMQQEAKLKLTYKESNQQLHLLDTKLKDAIDYLSNQVSSHRSWMEQEQERAEKDFREKIDQLSLAVKEKSEQDERALERRFGELHGKLDEMEDVQKRTAEEPAAKQAEERLNLQLSKLQADVSEEIKEVKAEVNAGFAAIYESIGSLRQVLEAKMKLDKEELHKQIQQLQ; this comes from the exons ATGGCGACAGCGTCCTGGCAACCGCTCCCGACAGCTGCCGCCTCAGTCCTCCTCTACCAGGGCgacgggcccagccgagaggaaGAGGCGAGGGGGTCCggctgctgcggcggcggcggcagcaagaGAAGACGGGCGCGGGGGCCCCCGCCTGGCCTGCTGGGCCCCCGCACGCACAGGGCCCACGGCAAGGGCCAGGCGGGCCGCTCTGCGAGCAGGATGCTCCGGAGGTGTGGGACGGTGCCGCCCGGCCCACGGCAGAGCCAGGTAAGCAG ACATAAATGCCTGGACAGGAAGAAGATGGCCCAGCGGAGCCCGACCTTCCCGACCCTCGGCCCCACGGAAAG GCGCATCCGGAACATCCCCCTGCACAGCCAGGCGCTGACGGCCGTTCCCCTTGGGTCCGCCAGGCTGGTGGACCAGCTGGAAGATCGCATCCTCAGCCATGAGAAGACGACGGCCGCGCTGGTGGAGCACGCTTTCCGCATCAAGGAGGACATTGTCTCCACGCTGCACAGGATGCAGAACAAGGGCGGAGGAGACCGCCTGGCCCGCCAGCTCCTCGAAGAGCACATCCGCAACATCACCGCCATCGTCCGGCAGCTCAACCGGGACATCGAG GTTCTGCAGGAGCAGATCC GTCGGGATAACCTCAGCTACGGCACCAATTCGACCCTGAAGA CTGAGATGCGCCAGCTGTCTGGCCTGGGCGACCTGCGAGGCCGCGTGGCCAG GTGTGACGCCGGCTTGGCCAGGTTGTCCGCGGAGCACAAGGTGACCTACGAGCGACTCCAGACCCTCAGCAAGGATCAGCAAGCCTCAAAGCTGATCTTGGAGTCGAAAGTCAAAGAGGCAGAgatccag ATCTCCCACCTCTTGAGCCGGATGGAGCAGTCCATCATGCAGCAAGAGGCCAAGCTGAAGCTGACGTAtaaagagagcaaccagcagctcCACCTGCTGGACACCAA gcTGAAGGACGCCATCGATTACCTCAGCAACCAGGTCTCCTCCCACCGCAGCTGgatggagcaggagcaggagagagCCGAGAAGGACTTCCGGGAGAAGATCGACCAGCTGTCCTTGGCCGTGAAGGAGAAAAGC GAGCAAGACGAGAGGGCCCTCGAGCGACGATTCGGCGAGCTCCATGGGAAGCTGGACGAAATGGAAGATGTGCAGAAAAGGACCGCGGAAGAACCGGCCGCCAAGCAGGCGGAGGAACGCCTCAACCTGCAGCTGAGCAAACTCCAGGCGGACGTCAGCGAGGAGATCAAAGAAGTGAAGGCAGAAGTGAATGCAG GGTTTGCCGCCATCTACGAGAGCATCGGGTCCTTGCGGCAGGTCCTGGAGGCAAAGATGAAGCTGGACAAGGAGGAGCTCCACAAGCAAATCCAGCAGCTCCAGTAA